Proteins from a single region of Streptococcus mitis:
- the brnQ gene encoding branched-chain amino acid transport system II carrier protein has translation MAKKGALTGLLLFGIFFGAGNLIFPPSLGALSGEHFLPAIAGFVFSGVGIAVLTLIIGTLNPKGYIYEISTKIAPWFATLYLSVLYLSIGPFFAIPRTATTAYEVGISPLLSDANKGLGLIVFTVLYFAAAYLISLNPSKILDRIGRILTPVFAILIVILVVLGAFKYGGTSPQAASAAYQASAFGTGFLEGYNTLDALASVAFSVIAVQTLKQLGFSGKKEYISTIWVVGIVVALAFSALYIGLGFLGNHFPVPAEAMKGGTPGVYILSQATQEIFGSTAQLFLAAMVTVTCFTTTVGLIVSTAEFFNERFPQISYKVYATAFTLIGFAIANLGLDAIIKYSIPVLVILYPITIAIVMIVIVNKFVALSKPGMQLTIAVVTAIALASVLGSSFKVEFLANLVNALPFAKASLPWLVPAIVGILLSLVLPNKQESDVFEME, from the coding sequence ATGGCTAAAAAAGGTGCCCTAACAGGTTTACTCCTGTTTGGAATATTTTTTGGTGCGGGGAACTTGATTTTTCCGCCTTCTCTAGGTGCTCTATCTGGAGAACATTTTCTTCCTGCCATCGCAGGTTTTGTCTTTTCAGGCGTTGGTATCGCCGTCTTGACCCTTATTATTGGAACGCTAAATCCTAAAGGATATATCTACGAGATTTCAACAAAGATAGCGCCTTGGTTTGCGACTCTTTACCTCTCAGTCCTTTACTTGTCAATCGGTCCATTCTTTGCTATCCCACGTACAGCTACAACAGCTTACGAAGTAGGGATTAGCCCTCTTTTGTCGGATGCAAATAAAGGTCTTGGTTTGATTGTCTTTACAGTTCTGTATTTTGCAGCAGCCTATTTGATTTCGCTTAATCCATCAAAAATTTTGGACCGTATCGGCCGTATTTTAACGCCAGTCTTTGCGATTTTGATTGTCATCTTGGTTGTACTAGGAGCTTTCAAATACGGTGGGACAAGTCCTCAAGCTGCATCAGCTGCTTATCAAGCTTCTGCCTTTGGTACAGGTTTCCTAGAAGGTTACAATACCTTGGACGCCCTTGCTTCAGTTGCCTTTAGCGTAATCGCAGTTCAAACCTTGAAACAACTTGGTTTCTCAGGTAAGAAAGAATACATTTCAACTATTTGGGTGGTTGGTATCGTCGTTGCCCTTGCCTTCAGCGCTCTATACATTGGTTTAGGCTTCCTTGGAAATCATTTCCCAGTACCAGCTGAAGCTATGAAGGGTGGAACACCAGGTGTTTACATCTTGTCACAAGCCACTCAAGAAATCTTTGGCTCAACAGCCCAACTCTTCCTTGCAGCTATGGTTACCGTAACCTGCTTCACAACAACTGTTGGTTTGATTGTGTCTACAGCTGAGTTCTTTAATGAACGTTTCCCACAAATCAGTTACAAGGTTTATGCGACAGCCTTTACCTTGATTGGATTTGCCATTGCTAATTTGGGTCTTGATGCGATTATCAAGTACTCCATTCCAGTACTGGTTATCTTGTACCCAATCACCATTGCTATCGTTATGATTGTCATTGTCAACAAATTTGTAGCTCTTTCAAAACCAGGTATGCAGTTGACAATTGCTGTTGTTACAGCTATTGCCCTTGCAAGCGTATTAGGAAGCTCGTTTAAGGTTGAGTTTCTTGCAAATCTTGTCAACGCTCTTCCTTTTGCTAAGGCATCTCTTCCATGGTTGGTGCCAGCCATTGTTGGAATCTTGCTCTCATTGGTTCTACCAAACAAGCAAGAAAGCGATGTTTTTGAAATGGAATAA
- a CDS encoding rhodanese-like domain-containing protein, which translates to MKEITFDAFYQLYQNDQLSLVDVREVEEFEALHLEGAQNLPLSQLADTYDQLDKDQLHYVICKSGMRSARACQFLSEQGYEVINVQGGMMTFEEL; encoded by the coding sequence ATGAAAGAAATAACCTTTGACGCATTTTACCAGCTTTACCAAAATGACCAACTTTCTCTAGTGGACGTGAGAGAAGTGGAGGAGTTTGAAGCTCTTCATTTAGAAGGTGCTCAGAATCTTCCTCTGAGTCAATTAGCTGATACTTATGATCAATTGGACAAGGATCAGTTACATTATGTTATTTGTAAATCTGGAATGAGATCGGCGCGTGCTTGCCAATTCTTATCAGAACAAGGTTATGAGGTTATCAATGTCCAAGGTGGAATGATGACTTTTGAAGAACTGTAA
- a CDS encoding uracil-DNA glycosylase family protein — MSQIERIKQAIMSDPQNASYTERGIEPLFAAPKTARINIIGQAPGLKTQEAGLYWKDKSGARLRDWLGVDEDTFYNSGYFAVLPMDFYFPGHGKSGDLPPRAGFAEKWHPQLLQELPDIQLTLLIGQYAQAYYLKEKVSGKVTERVKHYQNYLPTYFPLIHPSPRNQIWMAKNPWFESEVVPDLKKRIKTIL, encoded by the coding sequence ATGTCTCAAATTGAAAGAATCAAGCAGGCTATTATGTCAGATCCACAAAATGCCAGCTATACAGAGCGTGGCATCGAGCCTCTCTTTGCAGCGCCAAAAACTGCTCGCATCAATATCATCGGTCAGGCACCGGGGCTTAAAACGCAGGAGGCAGGACTTTATTGGAAAGATAAAAGTGGTGCCCGCTTGCGAGATTGGCTTGGTGTTGACGAAGACACTTTTTACAATTCAGGATATTTTGCTGTTTTGCCTATGGATTTCTACTTTCCAGGGCATGGCAAGTCAGGTGATTTACCACCTCGAGCAGGGTTTGCCGAAAAATGGCATCCACAGCTCTTGCAAGAATTACCAGATATTCAATTGACCCTCTTGATTGGACAATATGCCCAGGCTTACTATTTAAAGGAGAAAGTCAGTGGCAAGGTGACAGAACGGGTAAAACATTACCAGAACTATCTGCCAACCTATTTTCCACTGATACACCCCTCACCGCGAAATCAAATCTGGATGGCCAAAAATCCTTGGTTTGAGTCAGAAGTGGTGCCGGATTTGAAAAAAAGAATTAAAACCATTTTATAG
- the pepV gene encoding dipeptidase PepV: MKAIDFTAEVEKRKEDLLADLFSLLEINSERDDSKVDAEHPFGPGPVKALEKFLEIADRDGYPTKNVDNYAGHFEFGEGEEVLGIFAHMDVVPAGSGWDTDPYTPTIKEGRLYARGASDDKGPTTACYYGLKIIKELGLPTSKKVRFIVGTDEESGWADMDYYFEHVGLAKPDFGFSPDAEFPIINGEKGNITEYLHFAGENTGAARLHSFTGGLRENMVPESATAVVSGDLADLQAKLDAFVAEHKLRGELQEENGQYKVTIIGKSAHGAMPASGVNGATYLSLFLSQFDFAGPAKDYLDIAGKILLNDHEGENLKIAHVDEKMGALSMNAGVFRFDETSADNTIALNIRYPKGTSPEQIKSILENLPVASVSLSEHGHTPHYVPMEDPLVQTLLNVYEKQTGLKGHEQVIGGGTFGRLLERGVAYGAMFPDSIDTMHQANEFIALDDLFRAAAIYAEAIYELIK, encoded by the coding sequence ATGAAAGCAATTGATTTTACAGCAGAAGTAGAAAAACGCAAAGAAGACCTCTTGGCTGACTTGTTTAGTCTTTTGGAAATCAACTCTGAACGTGATGACAGCAAGGTTGATGCTGAGCATCCATTTGGACCTGGGCCGGTAAAAGCTTTGGAGAAATTCCTTGAAATTGCAGACCGTGATGGCTACCCAACTAAAAATGTTGACAACTATGCAGGACATTTTGAGTTTGGTGAAGGAGAAGAAGTTCTCGGAATCTTTGCCCATATGGATGTGGTTCCAGCTGGTAGCGGTTGGGACACAGACCCTTACACACCAACTATCAAAGAAGGTCGCCTTTATGCGCGTGGGGCTTCGGACGACAAGGGTCCTACAACAGCTTGTTACTATGGTTTGAAAATCATCAAAGAATTGGGCCTTCCAACTTCTAAGAAAGTTCGCTTCATCGTCGGAACTGATGAAGAATCAGGCTGGGCAGACATGGATTACTACTTCGAACACGTAGGACTTGCAAAACCAGACTTTGGTTTCTCTCCAGACGCTGAGTTCCCTATCATCAATGGTGAAAAAGGAAATATTACTGAATACCTCCACTTTGCAGGCGAAAATACTGGTGCTGCCCGTCTTCATAGCTTCACAGGTGGTTTACGTGAAAATATGGTACCAGAATCAGCAACAGCAGTCGTTTCAGGTGATTTGGCTGACTTGCAAGCTAAACTAGATGCCTTTGTTGCAGAACACAAACTTAGAGGAGAACTCCAAGAAGAAAACGGTCAGTACAAGGTTACCATCATTGGTAAATCAGCCCACGGTGCTATGCCTGCTTCAGGTGTTAATGGTGCGACTTACCTATCCCTCTTCCTTAGCCAGTTTGACTTTGCTGGTCCAGCCAAAGACTACCTTGACATCGCTGGTAAAATTCTCTTGAACGACCATGAGGGTGAAAATCTCAAGATTGCTCATGTGGATGAAAAGATGGGTGCCCTTTCTATGAATGCAGGCGTCTTCCGCTTCGATGAAACAAGCGCTGATAATACCATTGCCCTTAATATCCGCTATCCAAAAGGAACAAGTCCAGAACAAATCAAGTCAATCCTAGAAAACTTGCCGGTCGCTTCTGTTAGCCTTTCTGAACATGGTCACACCCCTCACTATGTGCCAATGGAAGATCCACTTGTCCAAACCTTGTTGAATGTTTATGAAAAACAAACTGGTCTTAAAGGTCACGAGCAAGTCATCGGTGGTGGAACCTTTGGTCGCTTGCTCGAACGCGGAGTTGCCTATGGTGCCATGTTCCCAGACTCGATTGATACCATGCACCAAGCCAATGAATTTATTGCCTTGGATGATCTCTTCCGAGCAGCAGCAATCTATGCCGAAGCTATTTATGAATTGATCAAATAA
- a CDS encoding nitroreductase family protein → MKFLELNKKRHATKHFTDKPVDPKDVRTAIEIATLAPSAHNSQPWKFVVVREKNAELAKLAYGSNFEQVSSAPVTIALFIDTDLAKRARKIARVGGANNFSEEQLQYFMKNLPAEFARYNEQQVSDYLALNAGLVAMNLVLALTDQGIGSNLILGFDKSKVNEVLDIEDRFRPELLITVGYTDEKLEPSYRLPVDEIIEKR, encoded by the coding sequence ATGAAATTTCTTGAATTAAATAAAAAACGTCATGCGACCAAGCATTTCACTGACAAACCTGTTGATCCAAAAGATGTGCGTACGGCTATCGAAATTGCAACCTTGGCACCAAGTGCCCACAACAGCCAGCCTTGGAAATTTGTGGTGGTTCGTGAGAAAAATGCCGAACTAGCAAAATTGGCTTACGGTTCAAACTTTGAACAGGTATCATCAGCGCCTGTAACTATTGCCTTGTTTATAGACACAGATTTGGCTAAACGTGCTCGTAAGATTGCCCGAGTTGGTGGTGCTAATAACTTTTCTGAAGAACAACTTCAATATTTTATGAAGAATTTACCTGCGGAATTTGCCCGTTACAATGAACAACAAGTCAGCGACTACCTAGCCCTCAATGCAGGTTTGGTTGCTATGAACTTGGTTCTCGCTCTTACAGACCAAGGAATCGGATCAAATCTTATCCTTGGATTTGACAAATCAAAAGTCAATGAAGTTTTGGACATTGAAGACCGTTTCCGCCCAGAACTCTTGATTACAGTGGGATACACAGACGAAAAATTGGAACCAAGTTACCGCTTGCCAGTAGATGAAATCATCGAGAAAAGATAG
- the uvrC gene encoding excinuclease ABC subunit UvrC — MNNLIKSKLELLPTSPGCYIHKDKNGTIIYVGKAKNLRNRVRSYFRGSHDTKTEALVSEIVDFEFIVTESNIEALLLEINLIKENKPKYNIMLKDDKSYPFIKITNERYPRLIITRQVKKDGGLYFGPYPDVGAANEIKRLLDRIFPFRKCTNPPSKVCFYYHIGQCMAHTICKKDEAYFKSMAQEVSDFLKGQDDKIIDDLKGKMAAAAQTMEFERAAEYRDLIQAIGTLRIKQRVMAKDLQNRDVFGYYVDKGWMCVQVFFVRQGKLIERDVNLFPYYNDPDEDFLTYVGQFYQEKSHLVPNEVLIPQDIDEEAVEALVDTKILKPQRGEKKQLVNLAIKNARVSLEQKFNLLEKSVEKTQGAIENLGRLLQIPTPVRIESFDNSNIMGTSPVSAMVVFVNGKPSKKDYRKYKIKTVVGPDDYASMREVVRRRYGRVQRDGLTPPDLIVIDGGQGQVNIAKQVIQEELGLDIPIAGLQKNDKHQTHELLFGDPLEVVELSRNSQEFFLLQRIQDEVHRFAITFHRQLRSKNSFSSQLDGIEGLGPKRKQNLMKHFKSLTKIKEASVDEIVEVGVPRAVAEAVQRKLNPQEEEELAQVAEQGIIEWRENE, encoded by the coding sequence ATGAATAACTTGATTAAATCAAAACTAGAGCTCTTACCGACCAGCCCTGGTTGCTACATTCACAAGGATAAAAACGGCACCATTATCTATGTAGGAAAGGCTAAAAATCTGCGAAACCGTGTGCGGTCCTATTTTCGTGGAAGTCATGATACCAAGACGGAAGCTCTGGTGTCCGAAATTGTGGATTTTGAATTTATCGTTACTGAGTCCAATATTGAGGCACTTCTCCTAGAAATTAATCTGATCAAGGAAAATAAGCCTAAATACAATATCATGCTCAAGGATGACAAGTCTTATCCTTTCATCAAAATCACCAATGAACGCTATCCTCGTTTGATTATTACCCGACAGGTCAAGAAGGACGGAGGTCTCTACTTTGGACCTTATCCAGATGTGGGGGCGGCCAATGAAATCAAGCGGTTGCTGGATAGGATTTTCCCTTTTCGTAAGTGTACCAATCCACCATCTAAGGTCTGTTTTTACTATCATATCGGTCAATGTATGGCCCACACCATCTGTAAGAAGGATGAGGCCTATTTCAAGTCTATGGCTCAGGAGGTTTCCGATTTTCTAAAAGGGCAGGATGACAAAATCATTGATGACCTAAAGGGCAAAATGGCAGCGGCAGCCCAGACTATGGAATTTGAACGTGCGGCGGAATACCGTGACCTAATTCAGGCTATTGGAACGCTTCGAATCAAGCAACGGGTCATGGCTAAGGATCTCCAAAATCGGGATGTCTTTGGCTACTATGTGGATAAGGGCTGGATGTGTGTGCAGGTTTTCTTTGTCCGTCAGGGTAAGCTCATCGAGCGAGACGTCAATCTTTTCCCTTATTACAATGATCCGGACGAGGACTTCTTAACCTATGTGGGACAATTCTATCAAGAAAAATCCCACCTAGTACCCAATGAAGTGCTGATTCCGCAGGATATTGATGAAGAAGCCGTCGAGGCCTTAGTGGATACTAAGATTCTCAAACCCCAGCGTGGAGAGAAGAAACAACTGGTCAATCTAGCCATAAAAAATGCTCGTGTTAGTCTGGAGCAGAAGTTCAATCTGCTAGAAAAATCTGTCGAAAAGACACAAGGAGCTATTGAAAATCTAGGACGCTTGCTCCAAATTCCGACCCCAGTCCGTATCGAATCTTTCGATAACTCCAACATCATGGGAACCAGTCCTGTTTCAGCCATGGTGGTCTTTGTTAACGGTAAACCGAGTAAGAAGGATTACCGTAAGTACAAGATAAAAACCGTTGTTGGACCGGACGATTATGCCAGCATGAGAGAAGTCGTTCGCAGGCGCTATGGTCGAGTACAGCGTGACGGTTTGACTCCTCCAGATTTGATTGTCATCGATGGGGGACAAGGTCAGGTCAATATCGCCAAGCAAGTCATTCAAGAGGAGCTGGGCTTGGATATCCCCATTGCAGGTCTGCAAAAGAATGATAAGCACCAAACCCATGAATTGCTCTTTGGAGATCCGCTTGAGGTGGTGGAGTTGTCTCGCAATTCTCAGGAGTTTTTCCTCCTCCAACGCATTCAAGATGAGGTCCACCGATTTGCCATTACTTTCCACCGCCAACTGCGCTCCAAAAATTCCTTTTCATCACAACTGGATGGAATTGAAGGGCTGGGACCTAAACGCAAGCAGAATCTCATGAAGCATTTCAAGTCTCTCACTAAAATCAAGGAAGCCAGTGTGGATGAGATTGTCGAAGTTGGAGTACCTAGAGCGGTTGCAGAGGCTGTGCAGAGGAAGTTGAATCCGCAGGAAGAAGAGGAATTAGCTCAAGTAGCGGAACAAGGAATAATAGAATGGAGAGAAAATGAGTAA
- a CDS encoding M57 family metalloprotease — protein sequence MRWIFRLIGAFFSFVWRLFWRLIWIVVILCALAFGLLWYLNGDFQGALKQAERSVKIGQQSIDQWEKTGQLPKLSQTDSHQHSEGRWPQASARIYLDPQMDSRFQEAYVEAIQNWNQTGAFNFEIVTESSKADIMATEMNDGGTPVAGEAESQTNLLTGQFLSVTVRLNHYYLSNPNYGYSYERIVHTAEHELGHAIGLDHTDEKSVMQPAGSFYGIQEEDVANLRKIYETNE from the coding sequence ATGCGCTGGATTTTTCGTTTGATAGGGGCTTTCTTTTCTTTTGTGTGGCGTTTGTTTTGGCGCCTGATTTGGATAGTTGTAATCTTATGTGCTCTTGCTTTCGGTCTTCTCTGGTATCTGAACGGGGATTTTCAAGGAGCGCTAAAGCAAGCAGAACGGTCAGTCAAGATTGGTCAACAAAGTATTGACCAATGGGAAAAAACTGGGCAACTGCCTAAGTTGAGCCAGACAGATAGCCACCAACACTCTGAAGGAAGGTGGCCACAGGCTTCTGCTCGTATTTACCTGGATCCCCAGATGGATTCACGCTTTCAAGAAGCTTATGTAGAAGCAATTCAGAACTGGAATCAAACAGGTGCTTTTAACTTTGAAATTGTGACTGAGTCTAGTAAGGCAGATATTATGGCTACGGAGATGAATGACGGAGGCACTCCTGTGGCAGGAGAGGCAGAAAGTCAGACCAATCTATTAACGGGGCAATTCTTGTCTGTAACGGTACGGTTGAATCATTATTATCTGTCCAATCCTAACTATGGCTATTCCTATGAGCGTATTGTCCATACGGCAGAACATGAGTTGGGTCATGCAATTGGCTTGGACCATACAGATGAGAAGTCTGTCATGCAACCTGCGGGTTCCTTTTATGGTATCCAGGAAGAGGATGTTGCAAACCTCCGAAAAATATATGAGACCAATGAGTAG
- a CDS encoding alpha/beta hydrolase, whose translation MAVMKIEYYSQVLDMEWGVNVLYPDANRVEEPDCTDIPVLYLLHGMSGNHNSWLKRTNVERLLRGTNLIVVMPNTSNGWYTDTQYGFDYYTALAEELPQVLKRFFPNMTSKREKTFIAGLSMGGYGCFKLALATNRFSHAASFSGALSFQDFSPESQDLGTPAYWRGVFGEIKDWTTSPYSLESLAKKSDKKTKLWAWCGEQDFLYAANNLAVKNLKKIGFDVTYSHSAGTHEWYYWEKQLERFLATLPIDFKLEERLS comes from the coding sequence ATGGCAGTAATGAAAATCGAGTATTACTCACAAGTTTTGGATATGGAGTGGGGAGTGAATGTCCTCTATCCTGATGCTAATCGAGTGGAAGAACCAGATTGTACAGATATCCCTGTCTTGTACCTTTTGCACGGGATGTCTGGCAACCATAATAGTTGGCTCAAGAGGACCAATGTAGAACGCTTACTTCGAGGAACCAATCTTATCGTTGTTATGCCCAATACCAGCAACGGTTGGTACACAGATACTCAGTATGGTTTTGACTATTACACAGCTCTAGCAGAGGAATTGCCACAGGTTCTAAAACGCTTCTTCCCTAACATGACCAGCAAGCGTGAAAAGACCTTTATCGCTGGTCTTTCTATGGGAGGCTATGGCTGCTTCAAACTGGCTCTTGCTACAAATCGTTTTTCTCACGCAGCTAGTTTTTCAGGTGCCCTTAGTTTTCAAGATTTTTCTCCTGAAAGCCAAGATTTGGGAACACCAGCTTATTGGAGGGGTGTGTTTGGAGAAATTAAAGACTGGACAACTAGTCCCTATTCTCTAGAAAGTCTGGCTAAAAAATCGGATAAAAAGACCAAGCTTTGGGCTTGGTGTGGTGAACAGGATTTCTTGTATGCAGCCAATAATCTGGCAGTGAAAAACCTCAAAAAAATAGGATTTGATGTGACCTATAGCCATAGCGCTGGAACTCACGAGTGGTATTATTGGGAAAAACAATTGGAACGGTTTCTAGCAACTCTGCCAATTGATTTCAAATTAGAAGAGAGATTGTCATAA
- a CDS encoding ribonuclease J translates to MSNISLTTLGGVRENGKNMYIAEIDGSIFVLDAGLKYPENEQLGVDVVIPNMDYLFENSDRIAGVFLTHGHADAIGALPYLLAEAKVPVFGSELTIELAKLFVKGNDTVKKFNDFHVIDEDTEIDFGGTVVSFFRTTHSIPESLGVVLKTAEGSIVYTGDFKFDQTASESYATDFARLAEIGRDGVLALLSDSANADSNIQVASESEVGDEITQTISDWDGRIIVAAVASNLSRIQQVFDAADATGRRVVLTGFDIENIVRTAIRLKKLSLANESLLIKPKDMSRFEDHELIILETGRMGEPINGLRKMSIGRHRYVEIKDGDLVYIVTTPSIAKEAVMARVENMIYQAGGVVKLITQSLRVSGHGNARDLQLMINLLQPKYLFPIQGEYRELDAHAKAAMAVGMLPERIFIPKKGTSMAYENGDFVPAGSVSAGDVLIDGNAIGDVGNVVLRDRKVLSEDGIFIVAITVNRREKKIVAKARVHTRGFVYLKKSRDILRESSELINQTVEDYLQGDDFDWADLKGKVRDNLTKYLFDQTKRRPAILPVVMEAK, encoded by the coding sequence ATGAGTAATATCAGTTTAACAACACTTGGTGGTGTACGTGAAAACGGGAAAAATATGTATATCGCTGAAATCGATGGATCTATTTTCGTTTTGGATGCAGGTCTGAAATACCCTGAAAATGAACAACTAGGGGTGGATGTCGTTATTCCAAATATGGACTACCTTTTTGAAAATAGCGACCGTATCGCTGGCGTCTTTTTGACCCATGGTCATGCGGATGCCATTGGTGCTCTGCCTTATCTCTTGGCTGAAGCCAAGGTGCCTGTATTTGGGTCTGAGTTGACCATTGAGTTGGCAAAACTCTTTGTCAAAGGAAATGACACAGTTAAGAAATTCAATGATTTCCATGTTATAGATGAGGATACGGAGATAGATTTTGGAGGAACTGTAGTGTCCTTCTTCCGTACGACCCACTCGATTCCAGAAAGTCTGGGTGTGGTCTTGAAGACAGCTGAAGGTAGCATCGTTTATACAGGTGACTTCAAATTTGACCAGACGGCTAGTGAATCCTACGCGACAGACTTCGCTCGTTTGGCAGAAATCGGTCGTGATGGAGTTCTAGCTCTTCTTAGCGATTCAGCCAATGCGGACAGTAATATCCAAGTGGCTAGCGAAAGTGAAGTTGGGGACGAGATCACTCAAACCATTTCGGACTGGGATGGTCGTATCATTGTTGCAGCAGTAGCTAGCAACCTCTCTCGTATCCAGCAGGTGTTTGACGCTGCGGATGCAACAGGCCGCCGTGTGGTCTTGACAGGATTTGATATTGAAAATATCGTCCGCACGGCTATTCGACTGAAGAAATTGTCTCTAGCTAACGAGAGTCTTTTGATTAAGCCAAAAGATATGTCTCGCTTTGAAGACCATGAGTTGATTATCCTTGAGACAGGTCGTATGGGTGAGCCTATCAACGGTCTTCGCAAGATGTCGATTGGTCGCCACCGTTATGTGGAAATCAAGGACGGTGATTTGGTCTATATCGTAACCACTCCGTCTATCGCCAAAGAAGCAGTTATGGCGCGTGTGGAAAACATGATTTACCAAGCTGGCGGGGTTGTCAAACTGATCACCCAAAGCTTGCGTGTGTCAGGACACGGAAATGCGCGTGATTTGCAGTTGATGATCAATCTCTTGCAACCCAAGTATCTCTTCCCAATTCAAGGGGAATACCGTGAGTTGGATGCCCATGCTAAGGCTGCTATGGCAGTAGGGATGTTGCCAGAACGCATTTTCATCCCTAAAAAGGGAACCAGCATGGCTTATGAGAATGGTGACTTTGTCCCAGCTGGCTCGGTTTCGGCAGGGGATGTCTTGATTGACGGGAATGCCATTGGTGATGTTGGTAATGTAGTCCTTCGTGACCGTAAGGTCTTGTCAGAGGATGGTATTTTCATCGTAGCAATCACCGTTAACCGTCGTGAGAAGAAAATTGTGGCCAAGGCTCGTGTTCACACGCGTGGATTTGTTTATCTCAAGAAGAGTCGCGATATTCTCCGTGAAAGTTCAGAATTGATTAACCAAACGGTAGAAGACTATCTTCAAGGAGATGACTTTGACTGGGCAGATCTAAAAGGGAAGGTTCGTGATAATCTGACCAAGTATCTCTTTGACCAAACCAAGCGTCGTCCAGCTATTTTACCAGTAGTCATGGAAGCAAAATAA